Sequence from the Actinocatenispora sera genome:
CAGCTCAGCGGCCATGTCCTTGGCGATCGGCTGCAACAACCGAGCCGCGCGCGTCCCCGGTCGCGGCGTGTCCTCTTGCCCGAGTTCTGGGAGTATGACGGCCGTTGGTTTCACGCTGCTCATACCGACGGCACCTCCCGAGCGGACCCGTTGACACGAGCGACGGGACGAGATGGCGCAACCACCCGAGCCACGAGCGGACGAGCCGACGCCGGGGCCGGCGTCAGGGTCGGAGCCGGGTCATGAACCGTCACCACCGTCGGGGATTCCGGCGCAGACGGAGCATCGGTCGGGAGCGTGCTTGCATCGGCGTCCACCGTGGCCGGTGTCGGGTCGGATTCGTTGTCCTGCAATGGTTCTGGTTCTGTCGTGCGCGATGGGCCGGCGAGGACCATCTTGGTCAACACGATGAACGCGACGGCCGGGACAGCGGCCAACAGCCACCCCGACACCGAGGGCGTGGCACGGGCGAATTGGGCCGCCAGCGA
This genomic interval carries:
- a CDS encoding DUF2637 domain-containing protein → MPTAHKAENAARLLILAGIGAMAGAASFTHMHDWTMANVPAGTGDWFGWANAMASELTPTVAVLDVRRRRRNGTSVRFPTAVLVASVGLSLAAQFARATPSVSGWLLAAVPAVAFIVLTKMVLAGPSRTTEPEPLQDNESDPTPATVDADASTLPTDAPSAPESPTVVTVHDPAPTLTPAPASARPLVARVVAPSRPVARVNGSAREVPSV